In Elaeis guineensis isolate ETL-2024a chromosome 1, EG11, whole genome shotgun sequence, a genomic segment contains:
- the LOC105039963 gene encoding putative disease resistance protein RGA3: MAMIADAFVSKLCQVLLTSAIEEAAKILGVPDEIKKLHRRLKRMQDVLSDAEDRRFDSQAINRWLNELRDLMYDAEDIIDECWIEGEKHLSSKSSSSPRVESVRCCFPPMACLHKVRFHHEIAKRIRDLNHRLDELAKDKAELNLTPAPHRDRYKSTRITYGTSPVVESEVVGENIETDTRILADLLIKKHKRKILIFAIVGMGGIGKTTLAQKIYNDEKLRDNFHQMPRIWSCVSQDFSESDLLRSIIKQAGGDPRKDKAKEVLEPMLSGVLTNKKFFLVLDDVWDARVWDELLRNPLQSGLKNGRILITTRHEDIARQMGAVYIHRVEKLSREDGWSLICKMVFDEEDEQDKHDFSDTGMKIVEKCDGLPLALRTVGGVLRTKAKRPLEWEKVLSSTAWSCTKLPEGVMGALYLSYQDLPSPLKQGFTCLSLFPEDFIIHEGFFVNSCIAEGSVTSEDGTPLEDVAKGHWKELVQRNLLQPDPNWYDKSACRMHDLLRSLAQHIARDECFVGDARAFENKIMASPSSIKLRHLSIVDGNIETISDLIMEQTSLRTLSFFRSPRFNMLPEHLFRELRSLRVLNLSETNVDNLPTSLGDLVHLRRLDLRGTSIREIPGSIGNLRNLQFLILQNCKYLRSLPCSVLGLNNLRVLDVKGAPLDGLPMGIERLQQLHTLLGFVVNGSEGCRSGVGGDDRKQEHRGHQHGSFCTLEGLKSLSHLYYLSIHKLERVSNRSEARVAALQAKPHLSILLLHCTLPTNSSNVQQSRANGYEEEEIKRIGEVFEELRPSPCLEELEIHGFFGRDFPSWMVITPSSSLLCNLRRLVLKNCALCRQLPPLGMLQQLDYLRFIGASAVTSVGLEFFLLAGGSSSCFSSYFSKLETLVFDDMPNWEEWWWRWEEEDNQTTSLLPSLKVLTIRECPKLRSLPESLLCRATALKRLNIKGAHGLREIQNLHSLTGLLLMDNSSLERVSNFPALKDLSIHNCEELKVVEGVDAMENIELDDREDENSLPEWLVAAGEQRLRFPSLRKLILKNKLYHAAALEELRTGRTYSQNISRRQPRPRWGNEVCLRHQNSCSSDRRCW; the protein is encoded by the coding sequence ATGGCCATGATCGCGGATGCCTTTGTCTCCAAATTGTGTCAGGTTTTATTAACCTCCGCAATAGAAGAGGCCGCCAAGATCTTGGGTGTGCCCGACGAAATCAAGAAGCTCCACAGGAGGCTGAAGAGGATGCAAGATGTTCTCTCTGATGCAGAGGATCGACGCTTCGACAGCCAGGCCATCAATCGTTGGCTGAATGAGCTGCGAGATCTCATGTACGATGCAGAAGATATCATCGATGAATGCTGGATCGAGGGCGAGAAACATCTCAGCTCAAAGTCATCCTCATCTCCTCGTGTTGAGTCGGTACGTTGTTGCTTCCCTCCTATGGCTTGCTTGCACAAAGTTAGATTCCATCATGAGATTGCCAAAAGAATTAGAGATCTCAACCATAGGCTTGATGAACTTGCCAAGGACAAAGCTGAGCTCAATCTTACACCTGCTCCTCATCGTGACCGCTATAAGAGTACTAGAATAACATACGGGACATCCCCTGTTGTTGAGTCTGAAGTTGTGGGCGAGAATATTGAGACTGACACGAGGATTTTGGCTGACCTGTTGATTAAGAAACACAAAAGAAAAATTCTTATCTTTGCTATTGTTGGCATGGGTGGGATAGGCAAAACTACTCTTGCTCAGAAGATTTACAATGATGAGAAGCTTCGAGACAACTTCCACCAAATGCCACGGATTTGGTCGTGCGTGTCCCAAGATTTCTCCGAGTCTGATTTGCTTAGATCTATCATAAAACAAGCTGGAGGTGATCCTCGAAAGGATAAGGCGAAGGAAGTGCTCGAACCCATGCTTAGCGGAGTCCTCACGAACAAGAAGTTCTTTTTAGTCTTAGATGATGTTTGGGATGCACGAGTGTGGGATGAGCTGTTGAGAAATCCCTTACAGAGTGGTCTGAAAAATGGTAGAATTTTAATAACCACCAGACATGAAGACATTGCTAGACAGATGGGAGCAGTATACATTCACAGGGTGGAGAAGTTGTCTCGCGAGGATGGTTGGTCATTAATTTGCAAGATGGTGTTTGATGAAGAGGATGAACAAGATAAACATGACTTCAGTGATACAGGGATGAAAATTGTTGAGAAATGCGATGGGCTTCCGCTTGCTCTCAGGACTGTTGGAGGGGTTCTTCGAACCAAGGCAAAAAGGCCATTGGAATGGGAAAAGGTCCTTTCTAGCACAGCTTGGTCTTGTACGAAGCTTCCAGAAGGGGTGATGGGTGCTTTGTACTTGAGCTATCAGGATTTACCATCTCCTCTCAAGCAGGGCTTCACTTGCCTTTCCTTATTTCCTGAGGACTTCATAATTCATGAAGGTTTTTTCGTCAATAGTTGTATTGCAGAGGGCTCTGTAACATCTGAAGATGGTACTCCTTTGGAAGATGTGGCAAAAGGGCATTGGAAGGAGTTGGTGCAGAGGAACCTTCTACAGCCAGATCCTAATTGGTATGATAAATCAGCTTGCAGGATGCATGACCTCCTGCGATCTCTAGCTCAGCATATAGCACGGGATGAGTGCTTCGTCGGAGATGCAAGAGCTTTTGAAAACAAGATCATGGCCTCCCCATCATCAATAAAACTACGCCATTTATCGATTGTTGATGGAAACATAGAAACCATATCTGACTTGATAATGGAACAGACATCCTTGAGGACCCTGTCATTCTTCCGTTCTCCACGGTTTAACATGCTTCCAGAACATCTCTTTAGAGAGCTGCGGAGTTTAAGGGTCCTTAACTTGAGCGAAACAAACGTCGACAATCTACCAACTTCCTTGGGAGATCTTGTGCACCTAAGACGTCTTGATCTCCGTGGGACTTCAATAAGAGAGATCCCAGGGAGTATAGGGAATCTTAGAAATCTCCAATTCCTTATACTCCAGAATTGCAAATATTTGCGCAGCCTCCCCTGCAGTGTCCTCGGGTTAAACAATCTAAGGGTTCTAGACGTCAAGGGTGCACCACTTGATGGACTGCCCATGGGAATAGAAAGACTGCAACAACTACATACACTTTTGGGATTTGTGGTGAATGGTAGCGAGGGCTGCAGATCCGGAGTAGGAGGAGATGACAGGAAGCAGGAGCACAGGGGACATCAACACGGCAGCTTCTGCACCTTGGAAGGGTTGAAATCCCTCTCCCACCTCTACTATCTTAGCATACACAAGTTGGAGAGAGTATCAAACAGGAgtgaagcaagagttgctgcacTTCAAGCCAAGCCCCATCTCTCAATTCTGCTTCTGCATTGCACCCTACCAACCAATTCTTCTAACGTACAGCAATCTCGTGCAAATGGTTACGAGGAGGAAGAAATCAAGAGAATAGGGGAGGTCTTCGAGGAGCTCCGCCCATCACCATGCCTTGAAGAGCTTGAAATCCATGGCTTCTTCGGCCGTGATTTTCCTAGCTGGATGGTAATTACACCCTCATCATCATTGCTGTGCAACCTGCGAAGGCTGGTTCTAAAGAATTGTGCTCTATGCCGGCAGCTTCCACCCTTGGGAATGCTACAACAACTAGATTACCTCCGGTTTATAGGTGCTTCTGCAGTCACGAGCGTTGGTCTTGAATTCTTCTTACTGGCAGGTGGCAGTTCCTCTTgcttctcctcctacttctccAAACTAGAGACACTTGTATTTGATGACATGCCCAATTGGGAAGAATGGTGGTGGCGGTGGGAGGAGGAGGACAACCAGACAACATCGTTGCTACCTTCTCTCAAGGTATTGACCATTCGTGAATGTCCGAAGTTGAGGTCTCTACCAGAGAGCCTACTCTGTCGTGCCACTGCCCTGAAGAGATTAAACATCAAAGGTGCTCACGGCCTGAGAGAAATACAGAACCTCCACTCTCTTACAGGATTGCTCTTGATGGACAACTCAAGTTTGGAGAGAGTGTCGAACTTTCCAGCACTAAAAGACCTTTCCATTCATAATTGCGAGGAGTTGAAGGTTGTGGAAGGTGTGGATGCCATGGAGAACATAGAGCTCGATGATCGAGAAGATGAAAACTCTCTTCCAGAGTGGTTAGTAGCTGCTGGTGAACAACGACTTCGCTTCCCTTCGCTCCGCAAGTTGATTCTCAAAAACAAATTATATCATGCCGCCGCCCTTGAGGAACTACGAACTGGTCGGACATACAGCCAGAACATCAGTCGGAGACAACCGAGACCGCGGTGGGGAAACGAAGTATGCCTTCGTCATCAGAACAGCTGCTCTTCTGACAGGAGGTGTTGGTGA